The Terriglobales bacterium genome has a window encoding:
- a CDS encoding efflux RND transporter periplasmic adaptor subunit: protein MRRVLAFGLAAVGATLLAGCEQSKSAAPASTVSAAAPAASARALQETEFVASGPLVVENQVDVAAQREGIVAKISAEAGAAVKAGQVLALLDDRQISSDLDAARAKTRSTEADLKNWRAEAEVLHSDYVRAQKMWDAQLITKEQLDHAKYKAESDQWDIKRVEELLVGSRATERSLELELEKTRIRAPFDGLVARRYVRAGQKVAVGDRIFWVTATSPLRVKFTLPERFIATMKKGQELSLMSTGAPELKQRAKVIEISPVVDPSSGTIEVLAEVVNPGKELKPGMSVNVRIDSRP from the coding sequence ATGAGACGGGTTCTGGCGTTTGGACTGGCCGCGGTCGGGGCAACTCTCCTGGCGGGCTGCGAGCAATCGAAATCGGCCGCGCCGGCGTCGACAGTGTCGGCGGCGGCGCCGGCAGCGTCCGCCCGCGCCCTGCAGGAAACCGAGTTTGTTGCCTCCGGGCCACTGGTGGTCGAGAACCAGGTCGATGTGGCGGCGCAGCGGGAAGGGATCGTGGCCAAGATTTCCGCCGAAGCAGGCGCCGCGGTCAAGGCCGGCCAGGTGCTGGCCCTGCTCGACGACCGGCAGATTTCTTCCGACCTGGATGCGGCCCGCGCCAAGACCCGCAGCACCGAAGCTGACCTCAAGAACTGGAGGGCCGAAGCTGAGGTCCTGCACTCGGACTACGTGCGCGCCCAGAAGATGTGGGACGCGCAGCTCATCACCAAAGAACAGCTCGACCACGCCAAGTACAAGGCGGAGTCCGATCAATGGGACATCAAGCGCGTCGAAGAGCTGCTGGTCGGCTCGCGGGCTACGGAGCGGTCCCTGGAGCTCGAGCTGGAAAAAACCCGCATCCGCGCCCCATTTGATGGCCTGGTGGCGCGCCGCTACGTGCGGGCGGGGCAGAAGGTCGCGGTCGGCGACCGCATCTTCTGGGTGACGGCGACCAGTCCCCTGCGCGTGAAGTTCACCCTGCCGGAGAGGTTCATCGCGACCATGAAGAAAGGCCAGGAGCTTTCGCTCATGAGCACGGGCGCGCCGGAGCTCAAGCAGAGGGCGAAGGTCATCGAGATCAGCCCGGTGGTCGATCCCTCCAGCGGCACGATCGAGGTCCTGGCGGAGGTGGTGAATCCGGGCAAAGAACTCAAGCCCGGAATGTCGGTGAACGTGCGCATCGATTCGCGGCCATGA